A genomic window from Campylobacter concisus includes:
- the trpD gene encoding anthranilate phosphoribosyltransferase, translating into MILLIDNYDSFVFNVEQYVKELTDEEVKCVRNDKITLDEIKKLNPSKIILSPGPKHPKDSGVCLEILKADLGVPVLGICLGHQAIGLSFGAKIKRLDDPLHGKTSFIDVKNKEPLFAGLPERFEVMRYHSLYVDELPASLSADAVSDDGVVMALSVKDKPIFGIQFHPESYFTQYGKKIVENFVNYKAKEEAKEPKIRSLKPYLIKLQENIPLDDSDFEQICEIIASKEYEIVQLSALLVLISEKSLYPKSLAALAKNILKYSQTYRDDTPMIDLCGTGGDGFKTINISTTVAFILASLGIKVAKHGNKAVSSKSGSSDVLEILGVKSEKSLAKQRENLASKNLAFFHAPFFHPLVGEVREVRQRLGIRTVFNVLGPLLNPNLNLTNQLVGVYHKPVLKLYAQTLKILGRKHALVVRGDDGLDEITLCSETSVVELKNGEIFEYSITPEQFGFKRALHSDIEGGTPEENAKTLIRTLKGEEQGAKFDIVVFNAMFALYAADGAKSPDEAKKMVLEAINSGKAYKFYEEFIKAGANGAS; encoded by the coding sequence TTGATTTTACTCATAGATAATTACGACAGTTTTGTTTTTAATGTTGAGCAATATGTAAAAGAGCTTACAGATGAAGAGGTTAAATGCGTTAGAAACGACAAGATCACGCTTGATGAGATCAAAAAACTAAACCCAAGCAAGATCATTTTAAGCCCAGGGCCAAAGCACCCAAAAGATAGCGGAGTTTGTTTAGAAATTCTAAAAGCCGACCTTGGCGTGCCGGTGCTTGGAATTTGTCTTGGACACCAAGCCATAGGGCTTAGTTTTGGTGCAAAGATAAAAAGGCTAGACGACCCACTTCACGGCAAGACCTCGTTTATTGATGTGAAAAATAAAGAGCCACTTTTTGCAGGGTTGCCTGAGCGCTTTGAGGTTATGCGCTACCACTCGCTTTATGTCGATGAGCTCCCAGCTAGCTTAAGTGCTGACGCGGTCAGTGATGATGGCGTAGTTATGGCACTTAGCGTTAAAGATAAGCCGATCTTTGGCATCCAGTTTCACCCTGAGAGCTACTTCACACAATACGGCAAAAAGATCGTTGAAAATTTTGTAAATTACAAGGCAAAAGAAGAGGCTAAAGAGCCTAAAATTCGCTCACTTAAGCCATATCTTATAAAGCTTCAAGAGAATATCCCGCTTGATGATAGCGACTTTGAACAAATTTGCGAGATAATAGCTAGCAAAGAGTACGAGATCGTGCAGCTCTCAGCCCTTTTGGTGCTAATTAGCGAAAAGAGCCTCTATCCAAAAAGCCTCGCTGCACTTGCAAAAAATATCCTAAAATACTCGCAAACTTACCGCGACGATACGCCTATGATCGATCTTTGTGGCACCGGAGGCGATGGCTTTAAGACGATAAATATCTCAACTACAGTTGCATTTATCCTTGCAAGCCTTGGTATAAAGGTCGCAAAACACGGCAACAAGGCAGTTTCAAGCAAATCAGGTAGCTCTGATGTGCTTGAAATTTTAGGTGTAAAAAGTGAAAAATCACTGGCAAAACAGCGTGAAAATTTAGCTAGTAAAAATTTAGCCTTTTTCCACGCTCCATTTTTCCATCCGCTAGTTGGTGAGGTGAGAGAGGTGCGCCAAAGACTTGGTATAAGGACCGTATTTAACGTCCTTGGACCGCTATTAAATCCAAATTTAAACCTTACAAACCAGCTAGTTGGCGTCTATCACAAGCCTGTCTTAAAACTCTACGCTCAGACGCTTAAAATCCTTGGCAGAAAGCACGCTCTAGTCGTTCGCGGAGATGACGGACTAGATGAGATCACGCTTTGTAGCGAAACAAGCGTTGTTGAGCTAAAAAATGGAGAAATTTTTGAGTACAGTATCACGCCAGAGCAGTTTGGCTTTAAAAGAGCGCTTCACAGCGATATCGAGGGTGGCACGCCTGAAGAAAACGCCAAGACATTGATCCGCACGCTAAAAGGCGAGGAGCAGGGGGCGAAATTTGACATCGTGGTCTTTAACGCGATGTTTGCACTCTACGCAGCTGATGGCGCAAAGAGCCCAGACGAGGCCAAAAAAATGGTGCTTGAGGCGATAAATTCTGGCAAGGCGTATAAATTTTATGAAGAGTTTATAAAGGCTGGGGCTAATGGCGCTAGTTAA
- the recR gene encoding recombination mediator RecR — MKRGLEKFNELTESFAKLPGVGKKSAARFAYFVCMQDSFAGLRLAQNIEDAVRFIKRCERCGGLSENEICDICSDESRDSEVILLVESPKDILVFEQNGIYNGLYFVLDEIDEDAIERLRSAIKQNGSKEVVFAFTPGLNSDALMLYVEDKLGLSEISFSKIAQGVPTGVNLENVDMLSLLKAYESRTKA, encoded by the coding sequence ATGAAAAGAGGCTTAGAGAAATTTAACGAGCTAACTGAGTCTTTTGCAAAGCTCCCTGGTGTTGGTAAAAAATCAGCCGCAAGGTTTGCCTATTTTGTCTGCATGCAAGATAGCTTTGCAGGGCTAAGGCTCGCTCAAAATATCGAAGATGCGGTTAGATTTATCAAGCGCTGTGAGCGTTGCGGTGGGCTAAGTGAAAATGAAATTTGTGATATTTGTAGCGACGAGAGCAGGGATAGTGAGGTTATATTGCTGGTTGAGAGTCCAAAAGACATCCTAGTCTTTGAGCAAAATGGCATCTACAATGGCCTTTACTTCGTGCTTGACGAGATCGACGAGGACGCCATAGAGAGGCTGCGAAGTGCGATCAAACAAAATGGCTCAAAAGAGGTTGTTTTTGCCTTTACGCCGGGGTTAAATTCAGACGCCCTTATGCTTTACGTCGAGGACAAGCTTGGCTTGAGTGAAATTTCATTTAGCAAGATCGCTCAAGGTGTGCCAACTGGTGTAAATTTAGAAAACGTCGACATGCTTTCACTTTTAAAAGCCTACGAAAGCCGTACAAAAGCCTAA
- a CDS encoding ArsS family sensor histidine kinase encodes MKYSITTKITIIFAIAFSLMCLLFVTFANIQQESALEKLKDRQISAMNYLVALYERGNPPRDLEHYFKNFYLEYVGNKNLATSIATNGTVVFTQHTPLGVVQSVNYKGDLYLLIKNPSFQLLLESNDARHVNDPLWVAFLIVSALLISLYVSVLRSLSPLRRLSKDIRKFASGNMEMAMTARLNENEQDEIGQVAVEFDNAVCKIRELIRSRQLFLRAIMHELKTPIGKGRIVSEMVANETQKMRLINVFERLEMLINEFSKVEQLLSKSYALNYQECHFSLILEQVQDMLMLDKFEERVSCDIRDDVILRVDFQLFSLAIKNLIDNALKYAEDKKAILICDSEFIAVKNLGKKLNHPIDYYKQAFVRGDKVSAGSGMGLGLYIIEQICQMQKFELVYDYEDGYHVFKILLRSKAKRA; translated from the coding sequence ATGAAATATTCCATAACTACGAAGATAACTATTATCTTTGCCATAGCTTTCTCGCTGATGTGCTTGCTCTTTGTAACTTTTGCAAACATTCAGCAAGAAAGCGCTTTAGAAAAACTAAAGGATAGACAAATAAGTGCGATGAACTACCTTGTCGCACTCTATGAACGCGGAAATCCTCCAAGAGATTTGGAGCATTATTTTAAAAATTTTTACTTAGAGTATGTTGGAAATAAAAATTTAGCCACTTCAATAGCTACAAACGGGACTGTTGTTTTTACGCAGCACACACCTCTTGGAGTGGTGCAATCGGTTAATTATAAAGGCGATTTGTATTTGCTTATTAAAAATCCATCTTTTCAGCTGCTTCTTGAAAGTAACGACGCAAGACACGTAAATGACCCGCTTTGGGTCGCATTTTTGATAGTTTCAGCCCTTCTCATCTCACTTTATGTTTCCGTTCTTAGAAGTCTTTCACCACTTAGAAGGCTTAGTAAAGATATCAGAAAATTTGCCAGTGGAAATATGGAAATGGCGATGACGGCTAGGCTAAATGAAAACGAGCAAGACGAGATCGGACAGGTTGCGGTTGAGTTTGATAACGCTGTTTGCAAGATTAGAGAGCTCATCCGCTCAAGGCAGCTATTTTTACGTGCGATCATGCATGAGCTAAAGACTCCGATTGGCAAGGGCAGGATCGTCTCTGAAATGGTCGCAAATGAGACCCAAAAGATGAGGCTCATAAACGTTTTCGAGCGCCTTGAGATGCTAATAAATGAATTTAGTAAGGTCGAGCAGCTCCTTTCTAAAAGCTACGCATTAAACTACCAAGAGTGCCATTTTTCGCTTATTTTGGAGCAGGTGCAAGATATGCTAATGCTTGATAAATTTGAAGAGCGAGTGAGCTGTGATATCAGAGATGACGTCATTTTAAGAGTGGATTTTCAGCTTTTTAGTTTAGCGATTAAAAATTTGATAGACAATGCCCTAAAATACGCAGAGGATAAAAAGGCTATTTTGATCTGCGATAGCGAATTTATAGCGGTTAAAAATTTAGGCAAAAAGCTAAATCATCCGATTGACTACTACAAACAAGCCTTTGTGCGTGGTGACAAGGTAAGTGCGGGAAGCGGTATGGGGCTTGGACTTTATATCATTGAGCAAATTTGTCAGATGCAAAAATTTGAGCTTGTTTATGACTATGAAGACGGCTATCATGTATTTAAAATTTTACTTAGATCAAAGGCGAAGCGAGCATGA
- a CDS encoding response regulator transcription factor, producing the protein MVNVLMIEDDPEFAQILSEYLDSFNIKVTNFEDPYLGLSAGIKNYDLLILDLTLPGIDGLEVCKEIRQKYDIPIIISSARSDISDKVVGLQLGADDYLPKPYDPKEMYARITSLIRRYKKTNEVQEEVVDSAFRIDDKRHEIYFNNEPLALTPAEYEILTYLIKQHSFSVSREQLVYNCKSLKDKDSKSLDVIIGRLRSKIGDSSKAPKHIFSVRGIGYKLIG; encoded by the coding sequence ATGGTTAATGTTTTAATGATAGAAGACGATCCAGAATTTGCACAAATTTTATCTGAATATCTTGATAGTTTTAATATAAAAGTTACGAATTTTGAGGACCCTTATTTAGGGCTTAGCGCTGGGATAAAAAACTATGATTTGTTAATACTTGATCTTACTTTACCGGGCATTGATGGGCTTGAGGTTTGTAAAGAAATTCGCCAAAAATATGACATCCCTATCATCATAAGCTCAGCTAGAAGCGATATTAGTGACAAGGTTGTTGGACTTCAGCTTGGTGCTGATGATTATTTGCCAAAACCATACGATCCAAAAGAGATGTATGCTCGTATCACAAGTCTTATAAGAAGATATAAAAAGACAAATGAAGTACAAGAAGAGGTCGTTGATAGCGCATTTAGGATCGATGATAAACGTCACGAAATTTACTTTAACAATGAGCCATTGGCACTTACTCCAGCTGAGTATGAAATTTTAACTTATCTCATTAAGCAACACAGCTTTTCAGTATCACGCGAACAGCTAGTTTATAATTGCAAAAGCCTAAAAGATAAAGATTCAAAGAGCTTAGATGTTATTATCGGACGCCTTAGATCAAAAATCGGTGATAGCTCAAAAGCCCCAAAACATATATTTTCAGTAAGAGGCATAGGATATAAGCTTATCGGATGA
- the dnaJ gene encoding molecular chaperone DnaJ: MEFDYYEILEISRNASGDEIKKAFRRLALKYHPDRNSGDKEAELKFKQINEAYQVLSDEQKRSIYDRYGKEGLEGRFGSGGGFSADFDLSDIFDSFFGGGFASSSRQRKRYSEKYSADLEIPINLEFNEAIFGCEKEIKFDQKVPCPTCNATGSKDGKSKTCQHCGGSGRITRGNGFMNIVQECPYCHGSGEVISEPCPDCNAKAYKIQQQTVKITIPEGVDSGMRMRVAGKGNIGTNGIQGDLYVSINVKEDKHFIRHNDDVYLEIPVFFTQAILGESIKIPTLRGETELKLPIGAKDKQQFIFENEGIKSVNSRKKGRLVAQISIQTPEKLSDEQKELLNKLQASFGIESGKSNTDESVFDKIKSWFKGDEPKKKKKK, translated from the coding sequence GTGGAATTTGACTATTACGAAATCCTTGAAATTTCAAGAAATGCAAGCGGAGATGAGATCAAAAAAGCCTTTAGAAGGCTTGCTTTAAAATATCATCCAGATAGAAATTCTGGCGACAAAGAGGCTGAACTAAAATTTAAACAGATAAATGAAGCTTATCAAGTTTTAAGCGACGAACAAAAACGCTCTATCTACGACAGATACGGCAAAGAAGGCCTTGAGGGTCGATTTGGTAGCGGTGGTGGATTTAGTGCCGATTTTGATCTTTCAGATATTTTTGACTCATTTTTTGGTGGCGGTTTTGCAAGTAGTTCTAGGCAGAGAAAAAGATACTCTGAAAAATACTCAGCCGATCTTGAAATTCCTATAAATTTGGAGTTTAACGAAGCTATTTTTGGTTGCGAAAAAGAGATAAAATTTGATCAAAAAGTGCCTTGCCCAACATGCAATGCAACTGGCAGTAAAGATGGCAAGAGTAAGACATGCCAGCACTGTGGCGGAAGTGGCAGGATAACACGCGGAAATGGCTTTATGAATATCGTCCAAGAGTGCCCATATTGCCACGGAAGCGGTGAAGTAATAAGCGAGCCATGCCCTGATTGTAACGCAAAAGCTTATAAAATCCAGCAACAAACTGTAAAGATTACCATCCCTGAAGGTGTTGATAGCGGTATGAGAATGAGAGTAGCTGGCAAAGGCAATATCGGCACAAACGGTATTCAAGGCGATCTTTATGTAAGTATAAACGTAAAAGAAGATAAGCATTTTATTCGTCACAACGACGATGTTTATCTAGAAATTCCTGTCTTTTTCACGCAAGCTATACTTGGCGAAAGTATAAAAATTCCAACTCTTCGAGGAGAAACTGAGCTAAAACTACCTATTGGAGCAAAAGATAAGCAGCAATTTATCTTTGAAAATGAAGGTATTAAAAGCGTAAATTCGCGTAAAAAAGGTAGGCTCGTAGCACAAATTTCTATTCAAACGCCTGAAAAACTAAGCGATGAGCAAAAGGAGCTTTTAAATAAGCTTCAAGCTAGCTTTGGTATAGAATCGGGCAAATCAAATACTGATGAAAGCGTCTTTGATAAGATAAAAAGCTGGTTTAAAGGCGATGAGCCAAAGAAGAAAAAGAAAAAATAA
- the pyk gene encoding pyruvate kinase — protein sequence MIKKTKIVATLGPASDNEETMEAMVKAGVNVFRLNFSHGTHEYHKSNIDKIRNIEKKLNKRIGILQDICGPKIRVGKLSEPFYLQAGDELSIYADDIVGEKVEKGVYKVSLNQPQILPMLKVGEYVYLYDGSIRAKVVSEGKEIVKTIIENDGILNSNKGVNFPNTALGIEIITPKDKEDMKFGAKHGVNFVAISFVQDANDVIKAKNILKEFGSRAAVLSKIEKFDAVENIDDIIAKSDGIMVARGDLGIEVPFYRVPTIQKLIIKKANAASKPVITATQMMLSMAEHETATRAEISDVANAVLDGTDAVMLSEESAIGKNPVAVVEAMSKTIIQTQSIYPYNKFDEFDFFDETDMVASSAASLAVRIKADALISITGSGKSAIKLARNRTNIDIIAVAHDEQTAHILTLAWGVTPALVLEKTKLSSLLANVMKKAYEERYVEHDKTYLVTAGHPTGVEGSTNLIRIIRRDQLDYYLELATE from the coding sequence ATGATAAAAAAGACAAAAATCGTAGCTACTTTGGGGCCAGCAAGTGATAATGAAGAGACAATGGAAGCGATGGTAAAAGCGGGTGTTAATGTCTTTCGTTTAAATTTTAGCCATGGGACACACGAATACCATAAATCAAACATTGACAAGATAAGAAATATCGAAAAAAAGCTAAATAAGAGAATAGGAATTTTACAAGATATCTGCGGTCCAAAGATCAGAGTTGGCAAGCTTAGTGAGCCATTTTATCTACAAGCTGGCGATGAACTAAGTATTTACGCAGATGATATCGTAGGTGAAAAAGTCGAGAAGGGAGTATATAAAGTAAGCCTAAATCAGCCTCAAATTTTGCCAATGCTAAAGGTTGGCGAGTATGTCTATCTCTATGATGGCTCTATAAGAGCAAAGGTCGTTAGTGAAGGTAAAGAAATAGTAAAAACTATCATTGAAAATGATGGAATTTTAAACTCAAACAAAGGCGTAAATTTCCCAAATACAGCTCTTGGTATAGAGATCATCACACCAAAAGATAAAGAAGATATGAAATTTGGCGCAAAGCATGGCGTAAATTTTGTCGCTATTAGCTTCGTGCAAGATGCAAATGACGTAATAAAAGCAAAAAATATCTTAAAAGAATTTGGCTCAAGAGCTGCTGTTTTATCTAAGATCGAGAAATTTGACGCGGTTGAAAATATAGACGACATCATTGCAAAGAGTGATGGTATCATGGTAGCTCGTGGCGATCTTGGCATAGAAGTGCCATTTTATAGGGTTCCAACTATCCAAAAGCTCATCATCAAAAAAGCAAATGCAGCAAGCAAGCCAGTCATCACAGCAACTCAGATGATGCTAAGCATGGCAGAGCATGAGACTGCCACAAGAGCGGAGATCAGCGACGTGGCAAATGCCGTGCTAGACGGTACTGATGCTGTTATGCTAAGCGAGGAGAGCGCGATAGGTAAAAACCCAGTCGCGGTCGTGGAGGCGATGAGTAAAACGATCATCCAAACTCAAAGCATCTATCCATATAATAAATTTGATGAGTTTGACTTTTTTGACGAAACTGATATGGTGGCAAGTAGCGCCGCATCTCTTGCTGTTCGCATAAAAGCAGATGCATTAATCTCAATCACTGGCTCAGGAAAATCGGCTATAAAATTAGCTAGAAACCGCACAAACATTGACATCATTGCAGTCGCTCACGATGAGCAAACAGCACATATACTTACTCTCGCTTGGGGTGTTACGCCAGCACTTGTACTAGAAAAAACAAAACTTAGCTCACTTTTAGCAAACGTCATGAAAAAGGCGTATGAAGAGAGATATGTTGAACACGACAAGACCTATCTTGTCACTGCCGGTCACCCTACGGGCGTTGAGGGTAGCACGAACCTTATACGTATCATCAGGCGCGATCAGCTTGATTATTATTTGGAGCTTGCAACTGAGTAA
- a CDS encoding TRAP transporter substrate-binding protein, with amino-acid sequence MNKFLLASLGLAAVACVAMGDDKVYKLKLASSWESTMPVLGDVPKELKDKVEKMSNGRLELRIDYPSKHKSPFAMLDFAKSGQYDITYTSSYYYKGKDAKTIFFTATPFMMNTDEQTAWYEFGGGKELEAKVYDPYNIKIFRAGNTGMQMGGWFKKEIKSLDDIKGLKIRIPGFGGEIYAKLGANINTIPTGELYMALEMGTIDSVEWVSPAYDMALGFHKVAKYYYTGWQEPNGETQFFFNKKSYEKLPDDLKAIFEAAAAEVARDANTKVFYSNVEYWDKMKSEYPDIQVKSFPPEVIAALKKATNELLDEESAKDPLFKEIVESQRAFLKKAREWTKISDYAYIKTNE; translated from the coding sequence ATGAATAAATTTTTATTAGCGTCTCTTGGTTTGGCAGCTGTTGCTTGCGTTGCTATGGGAGATGATAAAGTTTATAAGCTAAAGCTTGCTAGCTCATGGGAGAGCACTATGCCAGTGCTTGGTGATGTACCAAAAGAGCTAAAGGATAAAGTTGAAAAGATGAGTAATGGCAGACTTGAGCTAAGGATTGATTATCCATCAAAGCATAAATCACCTTTTGCGATGCTTGATTTTGCTAAAAGTGGTCAATACGACATTACCTACACAAGTAGCTATTATTATAAAGGCAAAGATGCTAAAACTATATTTTTTACAGCAACTCCATTTATGATGAATACTGATGAGCAAACAGCTTGGTATGAATTTGGCGGTGGCAAGGAGCTTGAGGCAAAAGTTTACGATCCATACAATATCAAAATTTTTAGAGCTGGAAATACCGGCATGCAAATGGGTGGCTGGTTTAAAAAAGAAATAAAATCATTAGATGATATCAAAGGCTTAAAGATAAGAATTCCGGGCTTTGGTGGTGAAATTTACGCTAAACTTGGCGCTAACATTAACACTATCCCAACTGGTGAGCTTTACATGGCTCTTGAGATGGGAACGATCGACTCAGTCGAATGGGTAAGCCCAGCTTATGACATGGCACTTGGCTTTCACAAAGTGGCAAAATACTACTACACAGGCTGGCAAGAGCCAAACGGTGAAACTCAATTTTTCTTTAATAAAAAATCATACGAGAAGCTTCCAGATGACCTAAAAGCGATCTTTGAAGCAGCTGCAGCAGAAGTAGCAAGAGATGCAAATACAAAAGTATTTTATTCAAATGTCGAGTACTGGGATAAAATGAAAAGCGAGTATCCAGACATCCAAGTAAAATCTTTCCCACCAGAAGTAATCGCGGCTCTTAAAAAAGCCACAAATGAGCTTCTTGATGAAGAGAGTGCTAAAGATCCGTTATTTAAAGAGATCGTTGAGTCTCAAAGAGCTTTCCTTAAAAAAGCAAGAGAATGGACTAAAATTTCAGACTACGCTTATATCAAAACAAACGAATAG
- a CDS encoding shikimate dehydrogenase: protein MKTFAVFGDPIAHSVSPRLHNKAIADLGLKALYARVLLKDGSELINKFKSLKLNGANVTLPHKEWALNLADEASDIARKIGSANTLVLKNDKIYAYNTDAPGFLKAIKNFKDVKKAIVLGAGGTANAITYALKEQGVDVCILNRSKDRLGKFKDEYKCFSWDNYEEQKFDLVINSTSAGLKDDFLPAPKEILKSIFKDAKFAFDVIYGKQTPFLEMAKQSSLGVKDGADMLLYQAVLALNLFFNNTLDESKIERSMREIFYL from the coding sequence ATGAAAACATTCGCAGTCTTTGGAGATCCAATAGCTCACTCGGTATCTCCGAGGCTGCACAATAAAGCCATTGCAGACCTGGGCTTAAAAGCACTTTATGCAAGGGTCTTGTTAAAAGATGGTAGCGAATTAATCAATAAATTTAAATCCTTAAAATTAAACGGTGCAAACGTAACTCTTCCACATAAAGAGTGGGCTTTAAATTTAGCCGATGAAGCTTCAGATATAGCTCGTAAAATAGGCTCTGCAAATACGCTTGTGCTTAAAAATGACAAAATTTATGCATACAATACAGATGCGCCCGGGTTTTTAAAGGCAATAAAAAATTTTAAAGATGTAAAAAAAGCTATTGTTCTTGGAGCTGGCGGTACTGCAAATGCCATAACTTATGCATTAAAAGAACAAGGCGTTGATGTTTGCATACTAAATAGAAGCAAAGATAGGCTTGGGAAATTTAAAGATGAGTACAAATGCTTTAGTTGGGATAACTATGAAGAGCAAAAATTTGATCTAGTCATTAACTCGACCTCTGCTGGTTTAAAGGATGATTTTCTACCAGCACCTAAAGAAATTTTAAAAAGCATTTTTAAAGATGCTAAATTCGCATTTGATGTGATTTATGGTAAGCAAACACCATTTTTAGAAATGGCCAAGCAAAGCAGCCTTGGTGTAAAAGATGGTGCCGATATGCTTTTATATCAAGCGGTCTTAGCACTAAATTTATTTTTTAACAATACACTCGATGAGTCAAAGATAGAGCGCTCAATGAGAGAAATTTTCTATCTATAA
- a CDS encoding SPOR domain-containing protein has translation MENDELKDILLERDDDARGLKLKKLLIFIAALIILFLIIVVAMKLVNSSDPSQAQNEADSRLVLPPVPAEQPVDRQAPIADTNSDNKKGDTQLFEQVPIVPENKQQDEFEDMIKKLKDKENNKPVSKTEEPKEIVKPIEKPAEIPAKKTETKVDAPVKKVEKVAATDKKSEAKPAKTENKVDKKIEKKAETKIEKTDKKAEVAKTEPATKGSYVQVFVTSKFNPNAEYMKKIAAKGYSYKTIKVGELTKILVGPFDEKTLQKAVGDIRKDINKDAFIFRAK, from the coding sequence GTGGAAAACGATGAGTTAAAAGATATTCTTTTAGAAAGAGATGATGACGCAAGAGGATTGAAGCTAAAAAAACTTCTTATATTTATAGCAGCTCTTATTATACTTTTTTTGATTATTGTAGTGGCTATGAAGCTAGTAAATTCAAGCGATCCTTCACAAGCGCAAAATGAAGCTGATTCAAGACTAGTGCTTCCTCCAGTACCAGCTGAGCAGCCAGTAGATAGACAAGCTCCGATAGCTGATACAAATTCAGACAATAAAAAAGGCGATACACAGCTCTTTGAGCAAGTACCGATCGTGCCTGAAAATAAGCAACAAGATGAATTTGAAGATATGATCAAAAAGCTAAAAGATAAAGAAAACAATAAGCCTGTTTCTAAAACTGAAGAGCCAAAAGAGATAGTTAAGCCTATCGAAAAGCCTGCTGAAATACCAGCAAAAAAAACTGAGACAAAGGTAGATGCTCCAGTTAAAAAAGTCGAAAAAGTAGCAGCTACTGATAAAAAGAGTGAGGCAAAACCAGCTAAGACTGAAAATAAAGTAGATAAAAAGATTGAAAAAAAAGCTGAAACCAAAATAGAAAAAACGGACAAAAAAGCTGAAGTAGCTAAAACTGAACCTGCCACAAAAGGCTCTTATGTTCAAGTATTTGTGACTAGTAAATTTAATCCAAATGCTGAATATATGAAGAAGATCGCTGCTAAGGGATATAGCTACAAGACTATAAAAGTTGGTGAACTGACTAAAATTTTAGTTGGTCCATTTGATGAAAAAACGCTTCAAAAAGCAGTAGGTGATATTAGAAAAGATATCAATAAAGACGCTTTTATCTTTAGAGCAAAATGA
- a CDS encoding DUF1882 domain-containing protein, translating into MQSIDTALIKIITTHYYIKRDTIVNKIEYRGKIFFDKFEKINEPLTYSVMKEHEEGKAVIAHSLINAYDKVENIVFDYNGRTPDRFWHKAQLLLREEGFINFTAYESKTPGHLHLYVHKGHTTLNEACQLANMLNAKLSQKLPKEWRMFPNIDMPKEFNILTLPYKLYQKERGASWSKYM; encoded by the coding sequence ATGCAAAGTATTGATACGGCACTTATAAAGATTATTACAACTCACTACTATATTAAGCGTGATACGATCGTTAATAAAATAGAATACAGAGGCAAAATTTTCTTTGATAAATTTGAAAAGATCAACGAGCCACTAACTTATAGTGTCATGAAAGAGCATGAAGAGGGCAAGGCTGTTATCGCGCACTCTTTAATAAATGCATACGATAAAGTTGAAAATATAGTCTTTGACTATAACGGCAGAACCCCAGATAGATTTTGGCATAAAGCACAGCTTCTTTTAAGAGAAGAGGGATTTATAAATTTTACAGCCTACGAGAGTAAGACGCCAGGACATCTGCATCTTTATGTGCATAAAGGCCACACCACGCTAAATGAGGCTTGCCAGCTAGCAAATATGCTCAACGCAAAGCTTTCACAGAAGCTGCCTAAAGAGTGGAGGATGTTTCCAAATATCGATATGCCAAAAGAATTTAACATACTAACTTTACCTTATAAACTCTATCAAAAAGAGCGCGGGGCAAGTTGGTCAAAATATATGTAA